A stretch of the Lolium perenne isolate Kyuss_39 chromosome 3, Kyuss_2.0, whole genome shotgun sequence genome encodes the following:
- the LOC127325616 gene encoding aspartic proteinase nepenthesin-1-like, with the protein MCNALYVWDCYKNTCIYQYFYGNSASTTGVLANETFTFGTNGTRVSVPKIAFGCRNLNAGSLYNGSGMVGFGRGPLSLVSQLGVPRFSYCLTSFMSIVPSRLYFGAYAMLNTTNTSDSDPVQSTPFIVNPALPTMYYLNMTGISVGGDLLPVDPSVFTINDADGTGGVITDQRWSPRTRPRPWRPTA; encoded by the coding sequence ATGTGCAACGCCCTCTACGTCTGGGACTGCTACAAGAATACCTGCATCTACCAGTACTTCTACGGCAACAGTGCCAGCACCACCGGTGTGCTCGCCAACGAGACCTTCACCTTCGGCACCAACGGTACGCGTGTCTCCGTGCCCAAGATCGCCTTCGGCTGCAGGAACCTCAACGCCGGCTCCCTCTACAACGGCTCTGGCATGGTGGGCTTTGGCCGGGGCCCGCTGTCCCTGGTCAGCCAGCTAGGGGTGCCCAGGTTCTCCTACTGCCTCACCTCCTTCATGTCCATCGTGCCGAGCCGCCTCTACTTCGGTGCCTACGCCATGCTCAACACAACAAACACAAGTGACTCCGACCCGGTGCAGTCCACGCCCTTCATCGTCAACCCGGCGCTGCCCACCATGTACTACCTCAACATGACGGGCATCAGTGTCGGTGGCGACCTGCTGCCCGTCGACCCATCCGTGTTCACCATCAATGACGCCGACGGCACGGGCGGGGTCATCACTGACCAACGGTGGTCGCCGCGCACACGGCCCCGACCCTGGCGCCCCACTGCTTGA